CATCTTTCCTCCGCATTCTCGGATGATACCCATGATCTTGGGGTGCGGCACCGCCGACCGGACTCGAAGGGCACGCTGGTAGAGTGCTTTTAGTCGCTTGTTGTTTTTCGTCTCGGCATACATCTGTATCTCTAGGGCGTATAGTTCGAGAAGATATGTCCCTTTGCTGGGATCGTCGGTTCCATCTTCCCGCTGGCATGCCCGGTGCAGCTCCCGCACCTTCTTGCTTAACTGGCCGTACTCTTTCCGTTCCAGCCAAAGACGCGCCAACTTGATGTTTGTCTTCAACCATAGTCGCTCGTTGTTGGTATTTTGGAATGAGCGCAAAGTCAGAGAATAGAATTCCTCCATGCACTGGTAAGCTGTGTCATCGTCCGATCCCTTCTCGATATAATCTAgcatgttgttgatggactTTTCGGAGTAATTACGAGTGACGGCCGACTTGACGTAAGTGAGAAGCTCTCTGTAGTGTTCAACGGCCTGGAGAGTCAGTATCTTATCATCGTGAGCCAAGGGCGCAGTGACGCCTTACATCGCTATATCTCCCAAGTTTGAATTCCAACTTGATAGCCTGCTTCAGTCCTTTGAACCCCCTGGACTACCGTCAGCACCTTGTCTGAACCATCACTGACAATCACAGCCTCTTACCAGTCGCCCTTGTCTTGTTCTAGATCCGGAACACCCAGAAATTCATCGATGGCCTCCTCCGGGTTGTCTATCTTCATCTGTTTGGCATTATAGTATTTGTTCTCGATACCGACGTCTCCCGAttcgtcatcatctgcatcctCGTACTCGAAGTCGTACCTGCGATAGTTCAGCTGATTAGCGGCCGCGACCACCGGCGGGTTGAAGGGACAAAATAGGCTTACTCCTCGTCACCCGAATCTTGCATgaaatcatcatcgtcagaCATTATGAACGGATTAAACCTCGCTGCGTTTTGGGGTATCAAAAAGAATCAAAAACTGAGAGGCAAAAGAGGATCGACTGCGTGCTAGAAGACCGATGGAGATAAgagatggaaggagatgaaggtgaGTGAGGAATGGAGAGCTTCCGCGCCTATCGGAGCCTGGGGCCAAAGTTCGAGGTTCCCCGCCTTTGTAGCTTCCTCGCCGGGCCCGACCGAGACTACATTCTACTATAGCAACAACCTACACTGGACTTGAGCCTTGTTTACTCCCGGGAATTGCCTGTCAGTTAATTTGAATGGCTGATTCATATGTCCTAGACATCTACCTGAGTTATCTTACACTGAGAGGCCCAATAGCTCAGCCTCCGCAATGATTGCCGTCGGACAGAGggcttactagtagtactatgcTTACTgtactatatataagttCATTTCACGTTCAATGACAAAGATCACTCAGACTATCTTAACTAATATTACTGCCTATTAGTGGCTCAGTGACAGAAAAATGGACTCTGACACATTGAGTCAGACCGATTCAAGCTAGACTTGCATGCAAtgattctaaatataaagtcAATCTGAGCGATTGGCGCCTGTCACAGCCTGAATCTGCGTGCTAAATTGAACCCGACATCTACAACTAACCGCACCGCCTTAGGCAGGAAGAGTACGCTCACTCACTCTACTATTGAGTTGGCTAGTATAAGGAACACCCTCCATGGTTTCAACAGACACTGCCACTTTACTGTGGAGGGCACCCTCTACCCACCGTCAGAACTAGCCATCTTTGCGGGTGAATTTTTGCGAGGCGTGGCGAAGCGAACTCAGCGCTTCCCGACTTTCAGAGCGGCTCAGGTACTTGGCAGATGACGATCGTCTCTCATTTGCGGATCGCCCGTTGCAGGACGGAGCCGATGACATCGACCGGCCTCGCTGCACGGCGGCCCACGACTTATCTTCGTGTTCGCAAccactttttttcttctagcCAGATCAGTGCCTCGTGAAACGCTATTCGTACCTATTAGCCCTTACTCCGCACACTTTATTCCTCTTCACTATCCCCTCATTCTGTTCGCCATTCTGCTCTTCGGTTgatcccctccccatctagccccttccctcccttatCTACTTGGACCCTTCTTTTCGCGCATCTCGACACATCCACCACTCCCAAATACCGTTACAATGAGTCTCTGTGGTCGTCAAAAGGTCGTTCGACGTAAGATGGTGCTATTGTCAGTTTCACCAAGCCTTGGCAGTTACATTTGATGGGCAGATTACTGATTCCAGATAAGAGGGGACGGCGCTTGCGGCAAGACCTCCGCTCTGAATGTCTTCACCAGAGGGTGGGCaccccttctttttcctttgtgGTCGAGGCCGCTAACCTCCTGGTAGATACTTTCCTACGGTCTAGTGAGGATGACCTTTCTGAACGCTAATTTCCTGTTGCGATATTAATCTTTCCCACTTACATAGTGAGCCTACTGTATTCGGTGCGCATGCTCTTCCTTGGCTTATGATGATCATCTTGCTGACCGTTGCACTTCCCAGAGAATTACGTGCATGgtacttcctcctccctacATAAACCAGGCTGGCATGCTCACATTCATCTAAGATATCTTTGTGGACAATGTACACATGGAATTGTCGCTATGGGATACGGCCGGCCAGGAAGAATTTGACCGACTGCGCGCGCTATCATACGAGGACACACACGTGATTATGCTTTGTTTCAGCGTGAGGATTCCCGCTCCTCGAGGATTGGATAAGAGGTTGACTCCTACTAGGTTGACAGTCGCGATTCGTTTGAGAACGTGGCGAGCAAATGGATTGAAGAGATCTCGGAGAACTGCGCCGGCGTCAAATTGGTGCTTACTGCCCTCAAGTGTGATCTGAGAAAGGATGAGTTCCTCAACGACAACCCGAACGCGATCACCTACGAAGAAGGACTGGCGAAAGCCAAGGAAATCGGTGCTGTGAAATACCTGGGTAAGGGCGACTCCCACCCCGTGATATCATTTGCGTGATGGAACCTGACTTCTTGATGCAGAGTGCTCCGCCGTGCAAAATCGTGGTATCATGGAAACATTCTACGAAGCTGCAAAGGTCGCCCTGGAAGTCAGAACTCAGGGCTCTAACGGATCCGGCGAACGGTGTGTCATTCTCTAGACATGCCGCTGGCCATCCTTCATGACTTGTCGACTATTGCATTGCTCTGTTCTTATACCCTTCTACCTGCTTGCTCTTCAGCCATTGAGCTGGATCATTTGCTGTGACCATTCCAACCGGGGGAATGCCCTGGTTTTCCCATCACTGGCATCGAGCTATCATATCCTGGGCGTTTTCAGCCCGTCATGCCTTGCTCTGTTCTCttctctatatatacttgTTGGACCCCTTGTTGTAATCCTGTATACCTAATGTTTGCTCTGGGGATACCTTCCAGAAAAGCGCGCCAGTCGGGACACACCCATGGCTGCTTATCTATATTCCATCACTCGCTCTGGTCGATCACC
The window above is part of the Aspergillus luchuensis IFO 4308 DNA, chromosome 8, nearly complete sequence genome. Proteins encoded here:
- the rho3 gene encoding Rho family GTPase RHO3 (BUSCO:EOG09264YNR;~COG:S;~EggNog:ENOG410PFG4;~InterPro:IPR005225,IPR001806,IPR027417,IPR003578;~PFAM:PF00025,PF08477,PF00071;~go_function: GO:0003924 - GTPase activity [Evidence IEA];~go_function: GO:0005525 - GTP binding [Evidence IEA];~go_process: GO:0007264 - small GTPase mediated signal transduction [Evidence IEA]) gives rise to the protein MSLCGRQKVVRRKMVLLGDGACGKTSALNVFTRGYFPTVYEPTVFENYVHDIFVDNVHMELSLWDTAGQEEFDRLRALSYEDTHVIMLCFSVDSRDSFENVASKWIEEISENCAGVKLVLTALKCDLRKDEFLNDNPNAITYEEGLAKAKEIGAVKYLECSAVQNRGIMETFYEAAKVALEVRTQGSNGSGERCVIL